gtGGAGAAACTTCAAAAGTGTCATCTGCCTcaaaaagcagcagcagcagcagtaaaaATGATAATATGTTCCAGGTGAATGATCTAACAGAGATATAATGACATAAGTGTTCAAGCTTTACTTGATACAGCATTACCACactgtatatattgtatgttatattgttttttttttgttgtttgtactttttttttttcccttttttttttttctttttttttttttaagataggAAAGATGAGGTATGTGAGTGTCCGGGACTTCAAGGGGAAAGTGCTGATTGATATCCGGGAATACTGGATGGACCAGGAAGGTGAAATGAAACCTGGCAGGAAAGGTAGGTGTCTATTCTTCTTGGATTTAAATGTGACCGTAGAAATGGTCTATTTGCTTTTTATTCTGCTACAGTGGTCTCTGGATACCTTTGTCCATATAGGGGATTTCCTGAAAAGTCATAAGCTTTATGACTTCtatggccttgtcccaaatggcaccctaaaccctcATGCACTCTGAGTCCACACTTACACGCAATACAGTAATGCTGCTTTGATTGCCGGGTAGAAGAACTCGTGGATCGTGGACCTAACGGACACGTGCACACAGCGGCCATTATAAGTCCACAAGACTAAAAAGTGCAAATGAATATCTCTGTGTGCCCTGCACTCGCAAGTACATAATAAAATTCATAAATAGTacaccattttaacattattaaaaacgcATGCTGAAataatctttaaaggtgccctagaattaaaaattgaatttacctcggcatagttaaataacaagagttcagtacatggaaatgacatacagtgagtctcaaacaccgttgtatcctcctccttatataaatctcatttgtttaaaagacctccgaagaataggcgaatctcaacataacactgactgttacgtaacagtcggggtgtacacccccaatatttgcatatgccagctctgttcaagcattagacaaagGAAGAACGTCTgtatgtgcacagctgaatcatcagattaggtaagcaagcaaggacaacagcgaaaaatggcagatggagcgataataactgacatgatccatgataacatgatatttttagtgatatttgtgaattgcctttctaaatgtttcgttagcatgttgctaatgttctgttaaatgttgttaaagttaccaccgtttcttactgtatttgcggagacatttcattttttaaacacttgcagtctttataatgcacaaacacatcttcattctttataaatctctccaacagtgtgtaatgtttagCCACGgcgcactatcaaactcattcagaatcaaatgtaaacatccaaataaataccatacttacgcaattagacatgctgcatgacaaacactttgtaaagaacaattttgagggttatattagctgtgcgaactttgtttatgctgtttaaggcaagtgcgagctccgtgggcggggagcaggagcgtgagcatttaaaggggccgcagcctaaatcggctcatatttaatgatgccccgaaataggcagttaaaacaattaataaaaaaaaatctatggggtattttgagctgaaacttcagacacattcaggggacaccttagacttatattacatctttaaaaaaaaaacgttctatGGCACATTTAATAATTTCATATGCACCAATATAATGCATtgtaataaacattttcatacatttatttactAAAGCattgtatctgtatctgtatctAGTTAATATGGAATAAATCAAACTTCTAAtgctcaaaaaacaaaacatgtattCAGAATAGGGCTGTATGATATTGgaaaaaactgacattgcaATATTGTTTTTCTGCAGTATATATTccaatatgaaaacaatttcaCTCAATGACTTGAATGGCTCTATTTAGAAAGAATTATTGTAGAATGATTGCGGTGATATTGTAGGGAAGTGAATCTACACAGAAAACGGtaaacaatttacaaacatacataaatacaacagaacaaagatgATAAAATTGTTTTTCAGGTAAGTCTAACAGTGTAtggaaattgaataatcaaatgtaaaataacactgcatggtctttactgtgtaaattaaatatagttaAATCTTTGATAAAGCTACAAAAGtgttgtttgattaaaattaatcaCATgtacagcagcaggaatattaagctgctgtcactttaagactgaaCGCATGGATCCAAAATAATAATCTGTTTTCGTTCCCAATTATTTATGATCACGTGAACCATAAGcgacattttgacataattttacTTATGTGTTCATTCAAGCACAAATAGATGCAGAATTCGGTGTTCGCGTGCTGTCTATGCTGCTCTGTGTGCGCCTCTTTTCACGTCTTATTGCGCTCGAAGATTAATATTGCTTGAATGTGTAAACTGACAGGACCTAAAACTTCGCAATTAATCTGAGAATCATGTGCGTTTTAAACCGTGGGGCCTGGTCCGTACAGATCATACGAACCTTATACTTGACAGCACATCCTGCAGTGTGACTATCGCGATATCGATCGAACATATTGTGAAGCTctaattcatgcattttttgtGTCTAAGTTAGCTGAGTTGTTTATGTCCTGAGTTCTGTTTGATGTGCTTTTACAGGTATTTCACTGAACCCAGAGCAGTGGAACCAACTGAAGGAGCAGATAAGTGAGATTGACGACGCTGTGAAGAGAGTATAAGACATGCCTGCAGTTCACTGTCAATctggatgctttttttttttttttttttttttatataaagatTCTCACTCTACAGTTCTTCTGATGCCCTCCAAAGCccaaacacagtttctacacTTTCTTTGAATCAGTTAAGGGACAGGTCAAAGAGACCTGATTTCAGacacactttatttattttgtcctcCTTGTTACACATTCCATGTTCTGTAGTAATATcggtaaattatgcataattacatgtagggctgccccctaatagtcgactaaCTGTTAGTCGTTTAGAAGAGGCTTGGTCGAGCAAGATTTTATTAGTTAGTCAATTGCAAAATTTgcatttgtaaaataatgaaaacaatcaGGATGTGCTTTCTGTCGTCTCGGTCTCAGTGAACTAGAGACcaaaatgaactgaaactcaGCAAATACTTGTCACAGACACAAGAAAtttatctatagaaagcttgaagcAAAGAAAGTTGTAGCGCTCACAGTTGCAAAATTCTTGTTTCCTTCAGGTGCGTGGAACCAAAAAAGATGAACTTAAGCAAAACAGAGAAGAGTGGCTGGTTGCACACTGAATCAAAAAAAAAGACTAAGgtctagaaaaataaaaaaattattatgtaAATTGCATGGTGCAATAAAGTGCAAAGTGCTGCTCCTCTGTTTTTAATTCACTTGCACTTTGCACCATgcaatttatataataaattttgTATATTTCTAGACCTTAGTCTTTTTTTGGATTCAGTGTGCGACCAGCCACTCTTCTCTGTTTTGCTATAGAaagcttaaaggtgctctaagtgatatcacacgtttttaggccaaaacattttttgtcacatacagcaaacatgtcctcactatccgctagctgcccgTCCCctgaatacactgtaaaaaaaacacggtctctgtagtcgccacaagctccaaaaacggcaacaaaaacaaactggtgcagcctggaccacaaaacataataaacatgctccagccaataaccgacaagaatgattttaaatgcatcatgactgtttcaggaagcacggaggggaggggaggaggaggaggagggagggagggtctagctagcctctgttttgtttgacaacacttcgaacgtcaacaggaagttactccacccaggatcgcttagagaacctttaaaatgtctacttttaaactaaccaattcaaatggaaattaactattctcagattatgtaatcCTTATAAAACATGCATATAGGTGCATCCACTACTACGAAGATGATGAGTCAGCATCGTTGTGCAGCCAAAaacaatacattattaaaatgtttagacaGATGCCttctggttttttttttttttcacaacacACTCATAATCACTACTTTTGACGGTGCTCTGTTAGGCTGATTAggctgttatatatatatatatatatatatatatatatatatatatatatatatatatatatatatatatatatataaaaaatatatgtataaaaaatatatgcagTTCAAAAGCTGGTTATTATGATTCATGGCTTATTAATATAAACTTGTGATTAGTCGACTAGTTGCTTAAATGAACGACTACTAGTCGaatagaaaaatctttagttggGGGCAGCACTatttacatgcaactaaccctaaagaAAACCCTATTCCTAATCCTAACCCAAAAGTAAGCACATATTGCTAATTAATATTACTTAGTATTTTAATGTAGTACAATtgcactgtaacaaggacagcttaaaataaagtgtaaccaaattgCGTAGTTACTACGTTTTTGCCTTTTATAGAGCGGCATGCTTCACAAGGAATATGTGGTGACCAGCACActttgtatgtatattttagatTAGGTTTTATTGAAGTAGTTGTTcattgtatttttcttttttttatttgagagTTTCATGGTTGGGGTTTTAAAGGGGTTTTGCTAGAGATACAGGGTGAGAGTTTGTGCCCTTCATTTtcaataaagataaaaaattaACACCTCAAAGATTTTGTTTTGAGTTGTTTACTGTCATGTATAGGTTGTATTGTAGCTGTCCattagattattttttatattattataagaatattaacgataactatagaagattagattagattgtttaaaggtgcaatatgtaagaattgtgcagtaaaatatccaaaaaccacaaggcaagtgttatatattttgttcacctgagtacttacaatatcccaaatgtttcctaTTTGTAAATCacgagaaaattgcaattttaaccaaggctctgggacatgtgaggagtcgcctgtcaattgcgtcatacccatGTTACCAtcggtttccagttttattttgtagaaaccatggaaacaccaaagacgctttaatacattacattttttaatagacaagggaacaactgtttttatatttatagacagaaaactaactattgttatatagctcaacatgtttagtcttattgttcaaatctaattttcttgatttttttttttaatgtggggggggggggggggggggtgggggttgtgggtaccatgcctcagagaaaaacactattttgtgaagtagctaacatagcataatcagatgcagctttatttttagtaacagtaatacagaattttctccatcatacaatacattttaaaattaattgcatgccatttatcaacacaaaccATCcaacatttaatatgatattctaaaatcgatcttactgcagtgtgcaacagtgtctcacagcagctgccgagcaaacgcacagagtaatgttataacataattttttttaacacactcaaatatatatgataaacagtgctgTATTAACTCATTTAAGCAGAAGCAGCACCggtgactgtggcataataaaagttccgctgtcTGCGGGGTATGTGTTGCATTCGTCTCTCATTAACAGTCgttccagcggcctcgttcagctcccacaacactcggtcttgctctgcttcatactacagtaacgatAATAATCACATCTATGTACATTTCTTTCCAATTATTTTCCATCagctgtgatgtgaagaccacatgtcccaagattttGCGCTCAAACTTactgtcatcaagctacgcctttgttttgaataggcctctagcggacagaaaattctacatattgcatctttaagtctaactttatttaattacatCTAAGCCTTTTGTGCAGACAACTACTGGTCAATTAGGTCTAAATAAATAGCATAACATTCCAAAAGAAATGAAGTGTTAATTACTTTAGTTTAAGGTAGTTAACATGTATCATATAAGTATGCTACTATGTtattaattatgtaattataaaTTGTTAGAACTTATATTAAATCTCGAAAGTAATAGTCGTCGTAGTAATGTACTAACTCAGACTCGCAGGaatgattaaataaacattatctgcactgaaactataTAAGAAACCTGTTATATCCTCCTGAGACACAGAAATGAAATGatcattatattgtttagagcataagaaacaaattaaaaaataaaatttttgaaaaattatatttcattcaTATGTTATGCcatgtcctctgtagtggacaccacCAGGactaaattgtttaaaaaatatggcaTGAAATGACATGTATAGGCAAAAATAATGGCTTTTTCAGGCTTCaggattgtttttaaccaaactgtataaagatgattctcaactatgttatgaaagatataatggaattaatttatattttacgTATGTGGGTATATATGTGGGTAAAATAGTCATGGATTTTCCCATTCAATACAATGCATCTATACACTGTATCTAATTTTcatattaatgtgttcttggagcaacatgcaatgaaaagtgtaataatgggagcaataattggcaacattttcacAATATCTAATAATAGGAAAattgatatataatttctttccctaTTCACTTCTTGTATCTCATAAAATGCatgataaacatgatttaagtccCAGTGTCCTCCCCcaataacattttcctgaaatgttgatttattacaaaaaaattaaatagaaaaattaatccgatttaaatgataattacaaaatattgtcatatttccataagagtgctaattttcattttcagtcataTTTAAAGACCAAGAAGTTGTTGTCATGACGATACCTCTTAATTAAACTACCAAAATTAAATTATGTAGGCTATCTCTGcaaagccctgaatgtgctctttacaggacattcagacttaaaactgtgacacgtatgatgtcagagaaaatcactaaaatataatgtccaccACAGGGGACAGACGTCTATTCCCGGGTCCCAGGAGGCTATCACTGCAAGTCAACATCTGAATATTTAACGTTCAAGTTCTTGAGCGCAATGAGCGATATGGACAGCAACTCCACAGTTCGGCCACTTGGTGGTGGGAAAAGTCCACGAAAGGTTGTGGGTCCGTTTGCTGTTCCACCGCAACTTTCGCTCTCTGGACAGGCGTGAAAGATGCGCGTTTAGGACCCTGAGGCGAGTATTTGATACGCTCGATTTGCACCAGGCCATCACTGCGCTGTGAAATCAGTCACTCCATTATTATACATCCTGATATACGGAACTTAAGAGTCAGTTTCTGGGTGAGCAAACAGCAGCCGACGCAATGAGAGAACTACATTTCAAGGATAGTTTTTGGGTAAGTCCTATTTTTTTCGGGGGCATTGAGTCAATATTTAGTGAAACATATATTGAAGATAGCCTACTGTTTAATTGTACATTACTAAATGATAATCAATTTAATCTGATGTGGTTTTCGTTTTTAAACACGCTTTATTTTAAGCTACTGTCACATATCGAAACAGCGTTGTTTCCCTTTAAGGGAAGTATGGTCAGCACATACTGAGTAGCCTAGAAGTCCATCTGACAGCTAAAATagatattttcttctaaaataatacattgcgaataaaaatacagaattatGTCTGCATGTTCTTTATTGGCCATGCTGGCCTGGGAACTTTGAGACCTTATTTGGCAAAACAGGCACTAAAGTgcaattttcttttgttttcttagCTTTTATTTTGGGAGATATTTCATGTTGACTGTGGCTTTAGGTATGATGCTATGTCTGCCCCTCAGACTTGTAAATTACAGAGACTGTGATGGGCTCTCGTGGTTAATGATAGTCAACAGTCCAAACCACCATGTTTTTGAAGGCTATAGTGAGGAATTAGTGATATAAATGTGGCACTGTGTGGATTCATGGCGTGCGCGTTCAGATTACGAAAAAACTGCCTGACTTTTGTGAAGTTActtgaatgtgttttttttctatattattCTTCAATTGTGGGTGCAGAACACTGATATCACCAGCACAGCTGGATATGACAACATCATCCAGCACTTGAATGACGGCAAGAGGACGTGCAAAGAAATCGAGGACTTCATGAAAGCCAGGTGAGAGACAGTCACGACCTAGTTTGACACTTTAACCTCAAATTCTTGCAGGTCTCACACGTATAAACATATGGTAATTCTACTAAGTGAATTCGCATGAATGTTACGGAATGTTACTGCCTCATGACGAGCATTGTTGCGAGATTTCCTGttgttcatgtgaaaatgatttACAGTTATATGTTCCCATGCTCTGTTAATCAGAGTTACAGCAAAAAATACTGGAGTtcaaagtcagcatgaaatcaaaatgaaccAAAATAACACTTCTAAAATAAATGTCAGTGCTTATAGTTTCGTTGTGATCCAATCTCTTACAATCTTACTAGCCTAGTCAGATTGATTATGTCTTGACAGTGCCACAGAGTTATgcaaatcacacacacacacaaactatgAATGATTTACTTATACTTATCTGCATGTTAAACAAGGATGGAGAATATATAAACGGTGTGTGGAAATGTTTCCTCAATATGGAAAGTATGAAAAGTAAAATccttcggtaacactttattttacagtgtccctGTTACACCTTTTggatgtagttactatagtaataacagtcaGTTATGCATagttacatgcaactaaccctaaacaaaaccctaaccctaagtaCACGTAGTTAATTATAATTACTCaattttataattacactgtaacaaggacaccttaaaataaagtgtaaccagtcTTCTTATTTGGTATAACATACTTAATATATTTCATGCAACATTTGATTATATTAACAAATACATTTCAGGCAAACAAATTGACTGattacaaataattacaaatattagTATTTCTTCTTGCATACAAAACATTtgtctataataataataataataataataacaacatactTTTCAGAGCTGCGATAGAAGAGAAATATGCCAAGGAACTGCTGGGGTTGTCTAAGAAAGTGTGTGGACACAGTGAAATGAAGTAAGTACCAATGTCTAATAGCAGTTATTACTTGTAAATTGCTTGAAAGGATTGTAAAGGTGCATTATTCATTAGCGTTAAACCCCTAACTCTTAAGCATTAAATAGCACTTATGCTACAGACGTCAAATCATGagggttttttgttgttgagaggtgtgctattattttctaagcaatcaggcTATAAAAGGAGGAACCTGAGCCATATCAGAGACATGTAGGTGGGCACTTTTGAGTTGAGCTGGTAAACGGTAATCAAGTAACCACATTAAACAATGTAGCAATCGTATAGCAAGGCCCTAGCAACTGCTTGTGCAAGCACCACTTACACTTTTTAGGTTGTGGTCTTGTTTTAGCTGTTAAATTCCTTTATTTGCTTAGCGAGACATTTCTTAAATTTACTTTATAAGACAGTGATTTGATGTTATTGTTCTGGTTAGAAGTGATGCTCTGGTTAGTGATGCCCTTTAAAAAGATAACATTTGAACAGTGCTTTGTTGATGTGCTGTATTAGATCATTTCAAACCTAAACAGTCTCTGCATTGGTCACATGTTTGTTGTTGGTTTGTGGTTAGTGCCTTTCCTCTTACTATGGGGTGATGAAAAAAAGAGTTTATCTGTTCTTTAACAGTGACTAATGTCAGCAATTTTACAATAGTTTTATTGCACAAAATGGACGTTGGTTACTCATCAacgttttgtctgtttttagcACCCTGAAGCGATCACTTGACGTTTTCAAATTACGTAAGTAAATACTGTCTGAAAATGTAATGATTGCAGTTTATTGTTCTGTTACCCTCCTTTAtgtttaaaatgcatgtttagaAACAGAAAATGTGAGTTTGTCTCATCTGCATTTGGCCCAAACCATGAGGGAGGAAGCCAAAAAATTAGAAGACTTCAGAGAGAAACAGAAAGAGGCCCGGAAGAAGGTAAGATGTGCAAAACACCATTTCATACTTTGTAATTTACttattaaatgattagttcagaattaaaatttcctcataatttactcgaaaagaaattaaggtttttaaggaaaacattccaggattttcctCTATGCAGTGGATTTCAATGGTTACCGACggtttgaaggtccaaattgcagcttcaaagggctctacacaatcccagacgaggaataagggtcttatctagcgaaacgattggtcattgtCTAAAACAAATAAGAATATATACACTTttaaaccacaaatgctcatcatGCACTAGCGTCCACGACTTCACACATTTTGTCACTGTAACAAAATTCTCAGTAtaaggaaggaagaggacagggtcggtGTGACTGCTGTTGGtggttttattaatataaaaacacCAAGTGCAAGAAGAGCATTTGTGCAAgaagagcatttgtggttaaaaagtatataacttttatttttttaaattttttttagaaaatgaccgatcgtttcgctagataagacccttattcctcgggtggaatcgtgtagagccctttgaatcTGCATTGaagctgcaatttggaccttcaaacaACTgataactgttgaagtccactatatggagaaaaatcctcatatgttttcctcaaaaaccttaatttcttttcgactgaaaaaagaaagatataaacatcttggatgacatgggtgtgagtaaattatcattctgaagtgaactaatcctttaaaagtgAAGTGTGCCATTTCTTCATTACCAGCACCACTAAATGGAACGATTTTTCATAACTGGGAAAAGTTATCCGTTAGCGTTCCCGTTCATCTTGAAGGTAGTTGCTCAGCTGGTGTAGTACCTCTTGGAAGATATTGCTGCCGGAATTTAGCATCACCCTGATTCCCTCGATAaaaacccaataggatttttccattggaTTATTGCatgaaaataagctctgtggcaaacaaaagtttatgattcttacacatttttgttcatcttaataatctttacaaaaacaacttttatgaattttgaactGTAAATACATTtggctgaagtaaaaaaaaaatatacgtaggctataaacgaaTTGCACCACGGTTGCATGACATCAGCGTCCCCATCAATAAACTTCTGACAActctttcagtgtttgtttaaaaacattttcaagttcaagttatAATAGTTTGTAAGAGCGTGATTATAACCACAATGAGGCTGTGAAAACAGATTAGTGAGTAGATGAGTTTACCTGTTGGGGTGATGAAGTTTAATGCCCCGAGAACCTCTGTAGTCCCttttagccacttgttagcatTAGCGACCgcctttttcaagacaagtaaaagctttaaaaaaatcacaagagggtattactgatgtattttatgccatagaataaaacatgtaaatatcttgagcttgtgttcaccacagaccttatttcaggcatttaaccaaaaaacccattcaaaaaacccaaaTGCTAATTCTATTCCGGGtcttggcctacaaaaatatgtcatcccTGCAGCCCTCTAGAGAAACAAGCGAGCAGCCATctttacaattttgtttttgaacttccgtttttaCAGTAactctgtatatttctatggcatcgctgtcgAAGAGTAATTAGCGATTTGCTAATTGTAGAGTTAacgaaagttatcatgagcattttAATATTTGAAGCGGATGTCATAAAAAAAAGTCAGGAGAATGGGAAGATTTTAGAATGAGCGGTTTATTCATAAATCCGTAAAATCTTACTTTCATCCTGTGGAAATACAAGCCGGAAGACAGAACACAATGAGTGCAGCTTTGAAAAAGGGCTGGACTTTTTGCGAAAAACAAAAGAATTAGAAATGTaggaatgaataggctaattgttaaataaccatttaacaagtgatataataatgtatcattACTGCTTGGAAACCTCAggaaaattcagtatttaaagcatgccataTGGCCAAGCGATATGGCCAAAAATCATCTCTATTTTTGGGCTGAATGGCGATGTATAATCTCagtattttgtacatttttctatttgaactaaaaaaaaacctgtatatttaattaaaaaatgtttatttcacaTCCTGCCCTATATTGTCCTACAAAAAAATTTCATATTGAAGGCTTTGAAAACAAACACTAGAATGTAACCGTGTATTCTATTACGTGCAAAAAAggggtcaaatcacattaggcctaCATTCTAACATTGTAACattacaatctaaaaacaaaatataatttaaagcagaagttaaatacactaaactaaaaatcGAAATTCTACATATGGCACATTTATGTTgcccaacaaaaacaaatattcagtagcaaatatttttagcaaaatttatattttagtcAGATTTATTGCTCTCCTATTCATTTGCGCGCCGTCTATTTTGTGTGCTCATTCACATAAGTTTGTGCTTTCACTACTAacagcaaaatggaaatattttctcgactttctaacatttacagatgtcACTTTAGCATAAAGATGATTAAAATAGAGGTATGTTTGTTTCCACCAATGCGTGTTAAGGTTACGTACTGTATGACGAAAAcagttcgaaaaaaaaaaaagtttatgaaAGCACTCTGGGCGATTCTCAGTAAGAGTGAAATCgcccaaaaagaggcggtactccacagaACGTGATTTGACGCTGATTGGACTAtatccagaggcagaacaaacagcctagcagtgacagctagtgtaactgtggttgaatgtgaatttaaaaaaaagtc
The nucleotide sequence above comes from Chanodichthys erythropterus isolate Z2021 chromosome 10, ASM2448905v1, whole genome shotgun sequence. Encoded proteins:
- the sub1a gene encoding SUB1 regulator of transcription a, which gives rise to MPKSKEVLSSSSDSDSDSEVDTKAKRKKQTTPEKPSKKQKSGETSKVSSASKSSSSSSKNDNMFQIGKMRYVSVRDFKGKVLIDIREYWMDQEGEMKPGRKGISLNPEQWNQLKEQISEIDDAVKRV